A window from Luteibacter flocculans encodes these proteins:
- the dnaE gene encoding DNA polymerase III subunit alpha produces MSVRFAHLHLHSEYSLVDSTIRIKQLVGACVRAGIPAVALTDESNLFGLVKFYKQCTAAGIKPIAGCDIWVSSPDDPRPWRLTLLCQDRDGYLNLSRLVSRAWREGQGTGRALVDAAWMNAESVRGLIAIAGRESEVARAALGAGLPAARLRLEPLRRLFPDRLYLELTRTGRENEEHWVRAAMALAGEHALPVIASNDVRFLEREGFEAHEARTCINQGRVLADPKRPRDYSEEQYFKSPEDMEALFADIPEALENTVELAKRCNLELTFGTYYLPNFPVPEGHTLDTFIREQAQKGLEERLREHPLAPGKTLADYQARLDREVDVIIRMGFPGYFLIVADFINWGKQNGIPVGPGRGSGAGSLVAWVLKITDLDPLQFELLFERFLNPERVSMPDFDIDFCMDRRDEVIDYVARKYGRDHVSQIITYGSMAAKAVLRDSGRVLGMGYGQVDRLAKLIPNRPLDLTLSDALGRSEKAKKEPDRVVKEFCDVYETEEEPRTLIDLALSLEGLTRNAGKHAGGVVIAPTPLTDFAPLYCEAGGEGVVTQYDKDDVEAVGLVKFDFLGLRTLTIIDWAVKAINKRRAQEGVEPLVIEALPLDDPKVYDLLKKAQTVAVFQLESRGMQGMLKEAQADRFEDIIALVALYRPGPMDLIPSFCARKHGKEAVEYPDPRVEPILKETYGIMVYQEQVMQMAQIVGGYTLGGADLLRRAMGKKKPEEMIKHRATFREGAAKDGIDGEKADAIFDLMEKFAGYGFNKSHAAAYALVSYQTAWLKAHYPAEFMAATISSDMDNTEKVVTFLDETRAIGIKVLPPDVNASEWMFEAVEPKVVRYGLGAIKGVGQGICEEIVAERKARGPFRGLVDFCQRVGSNKLNKRTMEALVQSGALDALGVNRATLLMHIPEAMRAADQEAKNRASGQVDIFGNAFGAAEAPSIIELSGSVPEWPLEQLLQGEHDTLGHYLSGHPTDPWKAELAQLSSCPIGEIPQRYQPPKPRRSDDDDNASRFRRGPETPWTVAGMVVGMRKRGDSDAFVQIEDATGLLETSFFREVFTEAAPLLTRGNLIVVEGGLRIDDFAGGYQLRARKAYSLSDAMEHFGRLLTVKLNGVGADFPQHLRQALMGYRGGRTPLLLAGYRNGVGQASFELGDAWRVRALPDLVRTLRTLPGVLGTELRIVRPSD; encoded by the coding sequence ATGTCCGTCCGTTTCGCCCACCTCCACCTGCACAGCGAGTATTCGCTGGTCGACTCGACCATCCGCATCAAGCAGCTGGTCGGCGCCTGCGTGCGGGCGGGCATACCCGCGGTCGCCTTGACCGACGAGAGCAACCTGTTCGGGCTGGTGAAGTTCTACAAGCAGTGCACGGCGGCGGGCATCAAGCCCATCGCCGGCTGCGACATCTGGGTATCCAGCCCCGACGATCCACGCCCCTGGCGGCTCACCCTGCTCTGCCAGGACCGCGACGGCTACCTCAACCTGTCGCGTCTGGTGTCCCGCGCGTGGCGCGAGGGCCAGGGCACCGGCCGGGCGCTGGTGGATGCCGCCTGGATGAACGCCGAAAGCGTGCGCGGGCTCATCGCCATCGCCGGCCGCGAAAGCGAAGTGGCGCGAGCGGCGCTCGGCGCCGGCCTGCCCGCGGCCCGTCTGCGCCTCGAACCGCTGCGCCGACTGTTCCCTGATCGCCTGTACCTGGAACTCACCCGCACGGGCCGGGAGAACGAAGAACATTGGGTGCGCGCCGCCATGGCGCTCGCTGGCGAACACGCGTTGCCGGTCATTGCCAGCAACGACGTTCGCTTCCTCGAACGCGAGGGTTTCGAGGCACACGAAGCGCGCACGTGCATCAACCAGGGCCGTGTGCTGGCCGACCCAAAGCGGCCGCGCGATTACAGCGAAGAGCAGTATTTCAAGTCGCCCGAGGACATGGAGGCGCTGTTCGCCGACATTCCGGAGGCACTGGAAAACACGGTCGAACTCGCCAAGCGTTGCAACCTGGAACTCACCTTCGGCACTTATTACCTGCCGAACTTTCCGGTGCCCGAAGGCCACACGCTCGACACGTTCATTCGGGAGCAGGCGCAGAAGGGTCTCGAGGAACGCCTGCGCGAGCATCCGCTCGCCCCGGGCAAGACACTGGCCGACTATCAGGCACGCCTCGATCGCGAGGTGGACGTCATCATCCGGATGGGCTTTCCCGGCTACTTCCTGATCGTGGCGGACTTCATCAACTGGGGTAAGCAGAACGGCATTCCGGTAGGCCCCGGTCGCGGTTCGGGCGCCGGCTCGCTGGTGGCCTGGGTGCTGAAGATCACCGACCTCGATCCACTCCAGTTCGAGCTGCTGTTCGAGCGATTCCTGAATCCCGAACGCGTGTCGATGCCCGACTTCGACATCGACTTCTGCATGGATCGCCGCGACGAGGTCATCGACTACGTCGCGCGCAAATACGGCCGCGATCACGTCAGCCAGATCATCACCTACGGTTCGATGGCGGCGAAGGCCGTATTGCGCGACTCAGGCCGCGTGCTCGGCATGGGCTACGGCCAGGTGGATCGGCTCGCCAAGCTGATTCCGAACCGGCCGCTCGACCTCACGCTGTCCGATGCGCTCGGTCGCTCGGAAAAAGCGAAGAAAGAGCCGGACCGCGTCGTCAAGGAATTCTGCGACGTCTACGAGACCGAGGAAGAACCGCGCACGCTCATCGATCTTGCGCTCAGCCTCGAAGGCCTCACGCGCAACGCTGGCAAGCACGCGGGCGGCGTGGTCATTGCGCCCACGCCCCTGACCGACTTCGCGCCGCTGTATTGTGAAGCGGGCGGCGAAGGCGTCGTCACGCAGTACGACAAGGACGACGTCGAGGCCGTGGGTCTCGTGAAGTTCGACTTTCTCGGCCTGCGCACGCTCACGATCATCGATTGGGCGGTGAAGGCGATCAACAAGCGACGCGCGCAGGAAGGCGTCGAACCGCTGGTGATCGAAGCGTTGCCGCTGGACGACCCGAAGGTCTACGACCTTTTGAAAAAGGCGCAGACCGTCGCCGTCTTCCAGCTCGAATCGCGCGGCATGCAAGGCATGCTCAAGGAAGCGCAGGCCGACCGCTTCGAAGACATCATCGCGCTCGTGGCGCTGTACCGCCCCGGCCCGATGGATCTGATCCCCAGTTTCTGCGCGCGCAAGCACGGCAAGGAGGCGGTGGAATATCCCGATCCCCGCGTCGAGCCCATCCTGAAAGAGACCTACGGCATCATGGTCTATCAGGAGCAGGTGATGCAGATGGCGCAGATCGTCGGCGGCTATACGCTCGGCGGCGCCGACCTGCTGCGCCGCGCGATGGGCAAGAAGAAGCCCGAGGAAATGATCAAGCATCGCGCCACCTTCCGCGAAGGTGCCGCGAAGGATGGCATCGACGGCGAGAAGGCCGACGCGATCTTCGACCTCATGGAGAAGTTCGCAGGCTACGGCTTCAACAAATCGCACGCCGCCGCGTACGCGCTGGTCTCATACCAGACCGCATGGCTGAAAGCGCACTACCCGGCCGAGTTCATGGCCGCGACGATCTCGTCGGACATGGACAACACCGAGAAGGTAGTCACCTTCCTCGACGAAACGCGGGCCATCGGCATCAAAGTGCTGCCCCCGGACGTGAACGCCTCCGAGTGGATGTTCGAGGCGGTGGAGCCGAAGGTCGTGCGCTACGGCCTCGGCGCCATCAAGGGCGTGGGCCAGGGCATCTGCGAAGAGATCGTCGCCGAGCGCAAGGCGCGCGGACCGTTCCGCGGCCTGGTCGATTTCTGCCAGCGTGTCGGCTCGAACAAGCTCAACAAGCGGACCATGGAAGCGCTGGTGCAATCGGGCGCGCTGGACGCGCTTGGCGTCAACCGCGCCACGCTGCTCATGCACATCCCCGAAGCCATGCGCGCGGCCGACCAGGAAGCGAAGAATCGCGCGTCGGGCCAGGTCGACATCTTCGGCAATGCGTTCGGTGCGGCCGAGGCCCCCAGCATTATCGAACTGTCGGGTTCTGTGCCCGAATGGCCGCTGGAACAACTGCTGCAGGGCGAGCACGACACACTCGGCCACTATCTGTCGGGCCATCCGACCGATCCCTGGAAGGCGGAGCTTGCGCAGTTGTCGAGCTGTCCGATCGGTGAGATTCCGCAACGCTATCAGCCGCCCAAGCCGCGGCGCAGCGACGATGACGACAACGCAAGCCGTTTCCGGCGTGGCCCCGAAACGCCGTGGACCGTGGCCGGCATGGTCGTGGGCATGCGCAAGCGCGGAGACAGCGACGCCTTCGTGCAGATCGAGGACGCCACAGGCCTGCTGGAAACCAGCTTCTTCCGCGAAGTGTTCACGGAAGCGGCGCCGTTGCTCACGCGCGGCAACCTCATCGTCGTGGAGGGCGGCCTGCGGATCGACGATTTCGCCGGTGGTTATCAACTGCGTGCGCGCAAGGCGTACTCGTTGTCCGATGCGATGGAACACTTCGGCCGGTTACTGACGGTGAAGCTCAACGGCGTGGGTGCGGATTTTCCGCAGCACTTACGTCAGGCGCTAATGGGCTATCGCGGTGGACGCACACCATTGCTACTCGCGGGATACCGCAATGGCGTCGGCCAGGCCAGCTTCGAACTGGGCGACGCGTGGCGGGTTCGCGCCCTGCCTGATCTCGTGCGTACGCTACGCACGCTGCCCGGCGTACTCGGTACCGAACTGCGGATCGTGCGGCCGTCCGATTGA
- the sufT gene encoding putative Fe-S cluster assembly protein SufT: MSGFSLSSEPFTLERDCQAVMVPQGETVTLPAGQVGYITQALGGSFTVYVEGNLFRIAGNDADALGKEPPKPIELSDDASDEDVEKLVWQQLRTCFDPEIPINVVELGLVYDVSLETGDEGGRKVYVKMTLTAPGCGMGDILVDDVRTKLEIIPTVMEADVDLVFDPPWNHSMMSDAAKLETGML, from the coding sequence ATGAGCGGTTTCAGCCTCAGCAGCGAACCCTTTACCCTCGAGCGCGACTGCCAGGCGGTCATGGTGCCGCAGGGCGAGACGGTGACGCTTCCGGCCGGCCAGGTCGGCTACATCACCCAGGCCCTCGGCGGCAGCTTCACCGTCTACGTGGAGGGCAACCTGTTCCGTATCGCCGGCAACGACGCCGACGCGCTGGGCAAGGAGCCACCGAAGCCGATCGAACTCTCCGACGACGCCTCCGACGAGGACGTCGAGAAGCTGGTGTGGCAGCAACTGCGCACCTGTTTCGACCCCGAGATTCCCATCAACGTCGTGGAACTGGGCCTCGTCTACGACGTGAGCCTGGAAACCGGCGACGAGGGCGGCCGCAAGGTCTACGTCAAGATGACCCTTACCGCCCCAGGTTGCGGCATGGGCGACATCCTCGTCGACGACGTGCGTACGAAGCTCGAAATCATTCCCACCGTGATGGAAGCCGACGTCGACCTCGTCTTCGATCCGCCGTGGAACCATTCGATGATGTCGGACGCGGCGAAGCTAGAGACGGGGATGCTCTGA
- a CDS encoding NUDIX hydrolase has translation MFTGKWLALKKRGRWEYAVRTNPRGAVIILAVTPEDKIVFVEQYRVSILANTIEMPAGLVGDISGAEDEDVLLAAKRELEEETGYTCGRMEFVHEGPSSAGMSTEMIAFARAWDLTKIGEGGGDDTENIIVHEVPRAEAGQWLFERAKEGFSIDAKLFAGLWFIEHPTAHMR, from the coding sequence ATGTTCACCGGCAAGTGGCTGGCCCTCAAGAAACGGGGGCGCTGGGAGTACGCCGTGCGCACCAACCCGCGCGGCGCGGTCATCATTCTGGCGGTGACGCCTGAAGACAAGATCGTCTTCGTCGAGCAGTACCGCGTGTCGATTCTCGCCAACACCATCGAGATGCCTGCCGGCCTCGTCGGCGACATCAGCGGTGCCGAGGACGAAGACGTGCTGCTGGCGGCGAAACGCGAACTCGAAGAAGAAACCGGCTATACCTGCGGGCGCATGGAATTCGTGCATGAGGGCCCGTCCTCGGCCGGCATGAGCACCGAGATGATCGCCTTCGCCCGCGCCTGGGATCTCACAAAAATCGGCGAAGGCGGCGGCGACGACACGGAGAACATCATCGTGCACGAGGTCCCCCGCGCCGAGGCCGGACAGTGGCTGTTCGAGCGGGCGAAGGAGGGTTTCTCGATCGACGCGAAACTGTTCGCCGGGCTCTGGTTCATCGAACACCCGACCGCACACATGCGCTGA
- a CDS encoding nitroreductase family protein, with amino-acid sequence MTDLAFLNARRSVPSRQLGEPAPDDATLRRLLEAALRVPDHGKLTPFRIRVLRGEAKRAFGRALAQRAEENDPGLSDAKREKERQRYEHAPLVLVVSAKIDGDSKVPALEQDLTAGCVAYNLLLGAQALGFGAQWLTGWAAYDREVAKLLGMKKSEHVIGFIHIGTPSIEAPERDRPSYDEIVSVWTP; translated from the coding sequence ATGACCGATCTCGCCTTTCTCAACGCTCGCCGTTCCGTGCCCTCACGCCAACTCGGCGAGCCGGCGCCCGATGACGCCACCTTGCGTCGTCTGCTCGAAGCGGCGCTGCGCGTGCCAGACCACGGCAAGCTCACACCGTTCCGCATCCGCGTGCTGCGTGGTGAGGCCAAGCGCGCCTTTGGGCGTGCGCTCGCGCAGCGTGCCGAAGAAAACGACCCCGGACTGTCCGATGCCAAACGCGAGAAGGAACGCCAGCGCTACGAACACGCGCCGCTCGTTCTCGTGGTCTCGGCGAAGATCGACGGCGACAGCAAGGTGCCGGCACTGGAACAGGATCTCACTGCCGGCTGCGTGGCCTACAACCTGCTGCTCGGCGCTCAGGCGCTCGGTTTCGGCGCGCAGTGGCTGACCGGCTGGGCCGCGTACGACCGCGAGGTCGCCAAGCTGCTCGGCATGAAGAAGAGCGAGCACGTCATCGGCTTCATCCACATCGGCACGCCGTCGATAGAGGCCCCCGAACGCGACCGCCCGTCCTACGACGAGATCGTGAGCGTGTGGACGCCGTGA
- a CDS encoding DUF4279 domain-containing protein, which translates to MREAADIESDLRHLTPSVRAAFRLTSERQTLDHLVGEIGLAGATTWQKGEHIARSDLQRRTNGWCFELPWQRTYMLDDALTLLLRALAPHRDEILAVTKALDLDAHFALETRMYENRVPAGYLSPANVKTIASYGASLDAGVVPMAVDQSEEDA; encoded by the coding sequence ATGCGCGAAGCTGCCGATATCGAGTCGGACCTCCGTCACCTCACCCCTTCGGTACGCGCGGCTTTCCGCCTGACCTCGGAACGGCAGACGCTGGACCATCTCGTGGGCGAGATAGGGCTGGCCGGCGCAACCACGTGGCAGAAGGGCGAGCACATCGCTCGCTCCGACCTGCAGCGGCGAACCAACGGATGGTGCTTCGAGCTGCCGTGGCAGCGCACGTACATGCTGGACGATGCCCTGACCCTGCTGCTGCGAGCCCTCGCGCCGCACCGCGACGAGATCCTTGCCGTAACGAAGGCCCTCGACCTCGATGCGCACTTCGCTCTCGAAACGCGCATGTACGAAAACCGCGTCCCCGCCGGATATCTCTCTCCAGCCAACGTCAAGACGATCGCCAGCTATGGTGCGTCGCTCGATGCGGGTGTGGTGCCGATGGCGGTGGATCAGAGCGAAGAGGACGCGTGA
- a CDS encoding DUF3106 domain-containing protein — MRRVPLVLALLVLAAAPLAAMAQDRPPPPPPPGEQGPLPPPRPWSALSPDEKDILAPLAQDWDTFPPQRQSKMLDKAQRWRGLPPERRAEIRERIERWQHMTPEERAEARRNRQKFQDLSPEERAKLHDAFERFRNLPPAQRQALKERWENQSPEQRRAAVDQLGPKDALPPPPDDRPPPPDHP, encoded by the coding sequence ATGCGTCGCGTACCGCTCGTTCTCGCCCTGCTGGTCCTCGCCGCGGCGCCTTTGGCCGCCATGGCGCAGGACCGCCCGCCACCGCCTCCGCCGCCGGGCGAGCAGGGCCCGCTGCCGCCGCCGCGGCCATGGAGCGCCTTGTCGCCGGACGAGAAGGACATCCTCGCCCCTCTCGCGCAGGACTGGGATACCTTCCCGCCGCAGCGCCAGTCGAAGATGCTCGACAAGGCACAGCGCTGGCGCGGCCTGCCGCCCGAACGCCGCGCCGAAATCCGCGAGCGCATCGAACGCTGGCAGCACATGACGCCCGAAGAACGCGCGGAAGCGCGCCGGAACCGGCAGAAATTCCAGGATCTCTCGCCCGAAGAGCGAGCGAAGCTGCACGATGCGTTCGAACGCTTCCGCAACCTGCCGCCCGCGCAGCGCCAGGCGCTGAAGGAACGCTGGGAAAACCAGTCGCCCGAACAGCGCCGTGCTGCCGTGGACCAGCTCGGCCCCAAGGACGCGCTGCCGCCGCCCCCGGATGATCGCCCGCCGCCGCCGGACCACCCCTAG
- a CDS encoding M4 family metallopeptidase, translating into MASHVRLKLLAASLAIAASSVAMAGTEQALRAQNLGAVPASQLATKLGLSADNAFVAKNALPTVKGTQTVRMQQTFKGVPVYGRSIAVEQDAQGNALVANGVVTSDLQVDLASVTPRIDQAAAVAALSRQSRTLSATGAKPENVKADLYVYPVDGAPARLVYLTSFFVGGDHPTRPTAIVDANTGQIIEQWEGLTNADATGPGGNQKTGQYTWGAGGKPALLVTQSGNTCTAQNQYVKSYNMNKATSGSGTLWSFTCFNSSGDAINGAYGPINDAHHFGGVVHDMYTAYTGAAPLNQVLIMKVHYGNSYENAFWDGSSMTFGDGASTFYPLVALDVTSHEISHGYTEQHSNLAYSGQSGGMNEAYSDIAGEAAEYFDRGTNDFLVGADIVKTSAGIGNALRYMCNPTQDGGSIDNAANYYNGLDVHYSSGVYNKAFCLLAKTSGWDTVKAFKVFARANALYWTASSTFNSGACGVASAATDLGYSATDVAAAFTGVGVSCSGGGGGGTTQLQNGVAKTGLAGSSGTELNYTVVIAAGATNLTIATSGGTGDADLYVKFGSAPTTSSYNCRPYKTGNNESCTFAAPQAGTYYVKVRGYSSFSGVSLKATWTP; encoded by the coding sequence ATGGCAAGTCATGTTCGCTTGAAACTCCTGGCCGCTTCGCTGGCCATCGCTGCGTCATCCGTCGCCATGGCCGGCACCGAACAGGCTCTGCGTGCGCAGAACCTTGGCGCGGTACCCGCCAGCCAATTGGCAACGAAGCTCGGGCTTTCTGCCGATAACGCCTTCGTCGCCAAGAACGCGTTGCCGACCGTGAAAGGCACGCAGACCGTGCGCATGCAACAGACCTTCAAGGGCGTGCCGGTTTACGGCCGCAGCATCGCGGTCGAACAGGATGCGCAGGGCAACGCACTGGTCGCCAATGGCGTCGTCACCTCCGACCTGCAGGTCGATCTCGCTTCGGTCACACCGCGCATCGACCAGGCCGCCGCCGTCGCCGCGCTGTCGCGCCAGTCTCGTACGTTGAGCGCCACGGGCGCCAAGCCGGAGAACGTCAAGGCCGACCTGTACGTCTATCCCGTGGATGGCGCACCGGCCCGCCTGGTGTATCTCACCTCGTTCTTCGTCGGCGGCGATCATCCGACCCGTCCCACCGCGATCGTCGATGCCAACACCGGACAGATCATCGAACAGTGGGAAGGCCTCACCAACGCCGACGCGACCGGTCCGGGTGGCAACCAGAAGACCGGCCAGTACACGTGGGGCGCGGGCGGCAAGCCGGCGCTGCTCGTGACGCAGTCGGGCAACACCTGTACCGCGCAGAACCAGTACGTGAAGTCGTACAACATGAACAAGGCGACCTCCGGCAGCGGCACGCTGTGGAGCTTCACCTGCTTCAACTCCAGCGGTGACGCCATCAACGGCGCCTACGGCCCGATCAACGACGCTCACCATTTCGGTGGTGTGGTGCATGACATGTACACCGCGTACACCGGCGCGGCGCCGCTGAATCAGGTGCTGATCATGAAGGTGCACTACGGCAACAGCTACGAGAACGCCTTCTGGGACGGTAGCTCGATGACCTTCGGCGATGGCGCCAGCACGTTCTATCCGCTGGTGGCGCTCGACGTGACGTCGCACGAAATCAGCCACGGCTACACGGAACAGCACTCGAACCTCGCCTATAGCGGGCAGTCCGGCGGCATGAACGAAGCCTATTCGGATATCGCGGGCGAAGCGGCGGAATACTTCGACCGTGGCACCAACGACTTCCTGGTCGGTGCCGACATCGTCAAGACCAGCGCGGGTATCGGCAACGCCCTGCGCTACATGTGCAATCCGACCCAGGACGGCGGCTCCATCGACAACGCCGCCAATTACTACAACGGTCTGGACGTGCATTACTCCTCGGGCGTGTACAACAAGGCGTTCTGCCTGCTCGCCAAGACCTCCGGTTGGGATACGGTCAAGGCGTTCAAGGTGTTCGCCCGCGCCAATGCGCTGTACTGGACGGCCAGCTCCACGTTCAACAGCGGTGCATGCGGAGTGGCAAGCGCAGCCACGGATCTCGGGTATTCCGCGACGGATGTCGCCGCGGCGTTCACCGGCGTGGGCGTGAGCTGCTCGGGTGGTGGCGGTGGCGGCACCACGCAGTTGCAGAATGGCGTGGCCAAGACCGGTCTCGCTGGCAGTTCGGGCACCGAGTTGAACTACACCGTGGTGATTGCGGCCGGTGCGACGAACCTGACCATCGCGACCAGCGGCGGCACCGGCGATGCCGACCTCTACGTGAAGTTCGGTTCGGCTCCGACGACGTCCAGCTACAACTGCCGTCCGTACAAGACCGGCAACAACGAGTCGTGCACGTTCGCGGCTCCGCAGGCCGGCACGTACTACGTGAAGGTGCGCGGCTACAGCAGCTTCTCGGGCGTGTCGCTGAAGGCGACCTGGACCCCGTAA
- a CDS encoding 5'-3' exonuclease codes for MSDDSLVHLVDGSLYVFRAWHSMPDEFHDHEGESVNAVHGFTRFLCELLERSRAEHMAVAFDASLTTSFRNAIYPAYKANRELPPPQLVRQFALCREIAAALGLTVLNDHQYEADDLIGSALWGLRSHGFRGVIVSADKDFGQLLGERDEQWDFAKNVRWGAAGVFERMGVHPHQVADYLALCGDAVDNIPGVPGIGAKTAAALLAHFGSLDAILDRVDEVPYLRFRGAAACAVRLREHAEQALLCRRLTRIALDIAVAETADALTRRAGDASAVDDLCERIRFGPLTRTRLRALL; via the coding sequence GTGAGCGACGACTCGCTCGTTCACCTGGTCGACGGCAGCCTCTACGTCTTTCGCGCCTGGCACTCGATGCCGGACGAATTCCACGACCACGAAGGCGAATCGGTCAACGCCGTCCACGGTTTCACACGATTTCTCTGCGAACTGCTGGAACGCAGCCGCGCGGAGCACATGGCCGTGGCGTTCGACGCGTCGCTCACTACGTCGTTTCGCAATGCGATCTATCCCGCTTACAAGGCCAACCGCGAGCTGCCGCCACCGCAACTCGTGCGCCAGTTCGCGCTGTGCCGTGAGATCGCCGCGGCCCTTGGTCTGACCGTGCTCAACGACCACCAGTACGAAGCCGACGATCTCATCGGCAGCGCCTTGTGGGGTCTGCGTTCGCATGGGTTCCGCGGCGTGATCGTTTCGGCGGACAAGGACTTCGGCCAGTTGCTCGGCGAGCGCGACGAACAATGGGATTTCGCCAAGAACGTGCGCTGGGGCGCGGCAGGCGTGTTCGAGCGGATGGGCGTGCATCCGCACCAGGTCGCCGACTATCTCGCGCTGTGCGGCGACGCCGTGGACAACATTCCGGGCGTACCCGGCATCGGTGCGAAAACCGCCGCCGCGTTGCTCGCCCACTTTGGCAGCCTCGACGCCATTCTGGATCGCGTGGACGAGGTGCCGTACCTGCGCTTCCGCGGAGCAGCGGCCTGTGCCGTGCGCCTGCGCGAGCATGCCGAGCAAGCCCTGCTGTGCCGCCGACTGACCCGCATCGCGCTCGACATCGCCGTGGCCGAGACGGCCGACGCCCTCACACGGCGAGCCGGCGACGCAAGCGCCGTGGACGACCTGTGCGAGCGCATCCGCTTCGGGCCACTCACCCGCACACGGCTACGCGCGCTGCTCTGA